A stretch of DNA from Nocardioides sp. Arc9.136:
TCGGGCTGCTGCTCGGCTTCGCCGCCGACCGGCTGCTCGGCGACCCGCGGCGCGGCCACCCGGTGGCGGCGTTCGGCCGGGTGGCGCGCGGCCTGGAGCACCGGCTGCACGGCGACTCGCGGCTGCGCGGGACCGTCCACACGGCCGTCCTCGTCGGCGGGTGCGCCGGCATCGGCGTGGCCGTCGAGCACGCCACCGGCGGCCGGCCCCTCCTGCACGCCGCCGCCACCGCGGCGGCGACCTGGACCGTGCTGGGCGGGCGCACCCTCGAGCGGGAGGCGCTGGCCGTGCACGACCTGCTCGCGGCCGACGACCTGCCCGCGGCCCGGCAGCGGCTCACCCACCTCGTCGGCCGGGATCCCACCGGCCTGCCGGCCGACGAGGTCGCCCGCGCCGTCGTCGAGTCGGTCGCGGAGAACACCTCCGACGCCGTCACGGTCCCGCTCGTCTGGGGCGCCGTCGGCGGGGTGCCCGGCCTGCTCGCGCACCGCGCCGCCAACACCCTCGACGCGATGGTCGGGCACCGCACCGCCCGCTACGAGCGGTTCGGCTGGGCCTCGGCGCGCCTCGACGACGTGCTGGGGCTGCCGGGGTCGCGGTACGCCGCCCTCTGCGTGCTCGCCGCCGCGCCGTCGCGGGCCGGCGAGGCGTGGCGGGCCTGGCGGCGCGACGCCGCGGCCCACCCCAGCCCCAACGCCGGCGTCGTCGAGGCGTCGTTCGCGGGGTCGCTGGGGGTCACCCTCGGCGGCACCAACCGGTACGGCGACCGCGTCGAGCACCGACCGGTGCTGGGCTCGGGGCGGCCCGTGCGGCCGGGCGACGTGCCGCGCGCCACCGCGCTCGCGCGCCGGGTCGACCGGCTGGCGGCGGTGGTCGCGGCCGGGGCGGTCGGCGCGGCGGGCGCGGTCGTGTGCCTGCGGACGCGACGGGGCGCGTCGTGGGGCACACGACCCCTCCCCGGCCGGCGGCTCAGGGAGCGAGCGCCCGGGTGATCTCGGCGGCCGGTGCGGAGCGGGCGCTCCGGTAGCCGGTGCCGGCCCACAGGTGCGCCACCTGGACGTCGCCGGCCGCGACCGCGGCCGCCCGCAGGGGAGCGGTGAGGTGGTGCAGGTGCGGGTAGCCGGCCGGGGCGTCCGCGTGGTCGGCCATGAAGCGGTTCGCCAGGCCGCGGGCCCACCGGCCCGTGAACGCGCGGGTGACCCGGGTGCCGGTCGGCTCCGGGCCGGTCAGGGCGGCGCGGTGCAGCGGGTGGGTGCCGGCCTCGTCGGCGAGGAGGTACGCCGTCCCGGCCTGGCCGGCGACCGCGCCGAGCCGCAGGACGGCCTCGACGCCGGCCGCGTCGACGAGGCCGCCGGCCGCGACCACGGGCACGTCGACCGCCGGAACCACCTCGGCCAGCAGGTCGAGCAGCGGGGTGCCGTCGGGTGCCGCGTCGGGGTCCCACCGGCCGCGGTGGCCGCCCGCCGCCGGTCCCTGCACGGCCAGCGACGCCGCCCCGCGGCGTACCGCCTCCCGGGCCTCGGCCGGCGTCGTGACCGTCACCATCGCGTGCACCCCGTGCTGCCGCAGCCGCGCCAGCACGTCGGCACCCGGGCACCCGAACGTGAACGAGACGACCTCGGGGCGCACGTCGAGCACCAGGTCGAGCTTCGCCTCCCGGTGGTCGTCGTCCCAGCGGGGCGTGCCGAGGTCGACGCCGAGCCGGCGGGCCTCCGGCTCCAGGGCGCGGCGGTAGGCCGCCAGCGCGGCCGGGTCCGCGGCGTACGGCTCGACGAGGAAGAGGTTGAGCCCGACGGGGGCCGAGGTGGCGCGGCGCGCCTCGGCCACCTGCGCCGCGACCTGGTCGGGGGTGCGGTAGCCGGCGGCCAGGAACCCCAGCCCGCCCGCCCCGGAGACCGCCGCGGCCAGCGCGGGGGTCGAGGGCCCGCCCGCCATCGGCGCCGCCACGACGGGGACGTCGAGGTCGCGCAGGTCGAGCACCCGGCCACGGTACGCAGCGCGGGCGGGTCGTCGCCACCGTCCAGACCGAAGCGCCCGTCTAGTCCGGCACGAGCGTGACGCACGTCGCGGTTTGTGGCCGGTGGGACCGGTGTGCTTTATTCACGCTGAACGCGGTTCACTGTGACTAAACAGTCCTTCGCAGTGGGGCCGTCCTCCTCCGAAGGGATCGATATGTCTCGTCACCTCAGCGTGGGCCGCGGTGCTCGCATCGCCGTCGCCGCGGTCGTGTCCGCCGCCCTGACCGCCGGCTGCTCGGCCGGCGGCAGCGACGGCTCGTCGGGCGGCGGTGGCGGGAGCGACACGCTCACCGTCAACACCTCGTTCGTCATCAAGAACATCGACCCGGCGATGGAGTACGAGGCGACCGGCGCGCTGACCGTGAACGCGCTCTACGACACGCTGGTGACCTTCGAGGGCTCCGACGTCGGCGAGCCGGTGGGCGAGCTGGCCGAGTCGTTCGAGGCCTCGGACGACGCCACGACGTTCACCTTCAAGCTGCACGAGGACGCGACGTTCTCCGACGGCACCCCGGTCACCGCCGAGGACGTCGTCTTCAGCCTCAACCGCCTCAAGAACCTCAAGGGCAGCCCGTCGGTCATCGTCGCCGGGATGAGCTTCGAGGCCACCGACGAGTCGACCGTCGTGGTGACCAGCGACGAGCCGAACCCCAACGTGCCGACCATCCTGGCCATGCCGTCGACCGGCATCGTGAACTCGAAGGTCGCCAAGGAGAACGGCGCGACCGACGCCGAGGACGCCGCCAAGACCGACTCGGCCACCCAGTACCTCGACCAGAACCCGGCCGGCAGCGGCCCCTACGTCCTGGAGAGCTTCGACCCCTCCTCGCAGGTCGTGCTCAAGGCGAACCCGGAGTACTGGGGCGAGGCGCCCGAGTTCTCCCGCGTCGTCATCAGCAACATGGACGTGCAGAACCAGAAGCTGACCGTCTCGAAGGCGACGTCGGCCACCGTCGCGCTCGACCTGTCCGGCTCCTCCCTCGAGGGCCTGCCCGAGTCGCTGCAGCAGTCCGGTGCGCAGGACACCTACTACTTCCTGACCCTGCACCAGGACCCGGCCGTCGACGAGGTCACCTCGAACCTCGACTTCGTGCGGGCGCTGCGGGCCTCGATCGACTACGCGGGCGTGGCGAAGCTGTTCGGCGAGAACGCCCAGCCCGCCGCCGGTGTCGTGCCGCCGGCGTTCCCCGGCGCGCTGGAGGAGGCCGACGCGCAGGTGCAGGACCTCGACGCCGCCGCGGACTTCCTCGACGACGCGGGCCTCGACCAGCCCAAGGTCTCGCTGATGTACCCCTCGATCACCTACCGCGGCGTGGACCTCGGCACCATCGCCGCCAAGATCCAGGGCGACGCGAAGAAGGCCGGCATCGAGATCGAGCTCAACCCGCAGCCGATCGCCGCGTTCCTCGACGCCCAGAGCGGCGGCAAGGTCGCCATGCGCTTCAGCCCGCAGAGCCTGAACTACCCCGTCGCCGCGTCGCTGGTGAACAACCTCGCGCCCGGGCAGTCGACCGCCGCCACCACCGGCTGGACCCCGGAGCGGGCCACCCCCGAGGCCATCGCCGCGGGCGAGGACGTGCTCGGCACGCTCGACCCCGAGGCCCAGGTGACGGCCCTGCAGGAGTGGCAGCGCGTCCTCAACGAGGACTCGCCGTACATCCCGCTGGCCTACAACGCCGGCACCGTCGTCGCGACCCCCGACCTGACCGGCGCGGAGTACTCGCCCGCCGGCTGGCAGCTCGACGTCGCCGCGGTCGGCAAGAAGTAGTCCGCGGGCGATGCACGAGACGGAGCACCCATGAGCACGCGACCCGTGGCGGCGCGCTGGCGACAGCTCGCCGGCCTGGTGGCCAGGCGCCTCGGCGTCACGCTGGTCCTGCTGGTCGGGGTCACCATCGTGACCTTCTCCCTGGTCCAGCTGGTCCCGGGCGACGCGGCCTCGGCGAACCTGTCCGAGGCCGCGCAGGCCGACCCCGAGGTGGTCGCGGCGTACCGCGACAAGTGGGGCCTCGACGACTCCATCGTCGAGCGCTACCTGACCTACATGGGCAACCTGCTCCACGGTGACCTGAGCGTCTCCCAGGTCGACGGCCGCTCGGTCGCGACGTCGCTGGGCGACTACGTGCCGGCGACCCTCGAGCTGGCGATCCCCGCGATGCTCATCGCGGTCGTCCTCGGGGTCAGCATCGGGATGCTCGGTGCGGTCAAGCGCGGTCGCGTGACCGACCAGGTGATCCGCTTCGGCGCCCTGGTCGGGCTCTCCACGCCGTCGTTCTGGCTCGCGATCGTGGTGCTCTACGTGTTCTTCTTCGTGCTCGGCATCGCCCCCAACGGCGGGCGGCTCAGCCCGCAGTTCGCCCCACCGCCCGAGGTCACCGGGATGTACACCGTCGACGCCGCCCTCGCCGGGCAGTGGACGGTGTGGTGGGACGCCGTGCAGCACCTGATGCTGCCGGTCCTCGTGCTGAGCTGCCTGACCGTCGCGATGCTGATCCGCTTCGTGCGCTCCTCGATGCTCGAGGTGATGCAGCAGGACTACGTCGCCGCCGCGACGGCGAAGGGCCTGCCGCGTCGTACCGTCCTCGGGCGGCACGTGCTCCGTGCCGGCCTCGCGCCGGTGCTGACCGTCAGCGGCCTGGCCTTCGCCTCGATGCTCTCGGGGACCGTGCTGATCGAGCAGGTCTTCAGCTGGCCCGGGCTGGGGCAGTACGCCTACCGCAGCGCCAGCAGCCTGGACCTGCCCTCGATCATGGGCGTCTGCCTGCTCGTCGCGCTGATCTACATGCTCATGAACCTCGTCGTGGACTTCCTCTACGGCGTCATCGACCCGAGGATCCGCGGATGAGCGGCCGGACCGCCGACGAGGTGGCACCCGCCCCCGTCGAGACGCTGGGTCTGCAGGACCCCGCCGTGCAGAAGTCGCTGGCCCGCCGCGGCTGGCTCTTCGCCGGCTCCCGCAAGGCGCTGCGCGACCCGCTCGCGCTGCTGGCGCTCGTGCTGCTCGTCGGGTGGGTCCTGGTCGCGCTCCTCGCGCCCTGGATCGCGCCGCACGACCCGCTCGAGCAGTCCGGCGAGCTGTACGCCGGCCCCTCCGGCGCGCACCCGTTCGGCACCGACGAGCTCGGCCGCGACGTCCTCTCCCGGGTCATCCACGGCACCCGGCTCTCGCTGCCGCTCTCGGCCACGATCGTCGCCCTGGCGCTCGCGATCGGCGGCGTCCTCGGCCTGGTCGCCGGCTACTTCGGCGGCTGGATCGACGAGGTGCTGATGCGCCTGACCGACCTGGTCTTCGCCTTCCCCCAGATCATCCTGGCGATGGCGGTCACCGCCGCCTTCGGCCCCAGCAGCCGCAACGCGGTGCTGGCCCTGGTGATCGTCTCCTGGCCGGTCTACGCCCGGGTGGTGCGCTCGGCGGTGCTCAGCATCCGCGGCCAGGACTTCCTGAGCTCCTCGCGCCTGCTCGGCGTCGGGTCGTTCCGCGCGCTGCGCAAGGACGTGCTGCCCAACAGCGTCGGCCCCGCGGTGGTGCTGGCCAGCCTCGAGCTCGGCAACGCCACCCTGATGCTCGCCGCGCTGTCCTACCTCGGCCTCGGTCCGCGGCCGCCGGCGCCCGAGTGGGGCGCGATGATCGCGCTCGGCTCCAACGACCTCGCGTCGTGGTGGGTGAGCGTCTTCCCGGGGCTGGCCATCCTCACGGTGGTGCTCGCCTTCAACGTCCTCGGCGACGCCCTGCGCGACCGCCTCGACCCGCAGTCGTGGAGGCGTGCGCGATGACCGACCTGGTGAACCTCGACGGGCTGACCGTCTCGCTGCCCACCGAGCAGGGCCGGGTGACGGTCATCCACGACGCCACGATGCGAGTCGGGCCGGGCGAGATCGTCGGCCTGGCCGGCGAGAGCGGCTCGGGCAAGAGCCTGACCGCCCGCGCCCTGCTCGGCCTGCTGCCCGAGGGCGCGCAGGTCGGCGGCTCGATCCGGTACGACGGGCAGGAGCTCGTCGGCCTCGACGAGGCCACGATGCGCGGGATCCGCGGTGGCGAGATCGCGATGGTCTTCCAGGACTCGACCGCCGCGCTGCACCCGATGCTGACCGTGGGCCGCCAGCTCACCGAGCACATGCGCGTCCACCGCGACCTGTCCCGCAAGGCCGCCCGCACCGAGGCCTGCGACCTGCTGGACCGGGTGCGGATCCCCGACCCGCGGGCCGCGCTGCGCGCCTACCCCCACCAGTTCTCCGGCGGCATGCGGCAGCGGATCGCGATCGCCAGCGCGCTGGCCGGGTCCCCGCGGCTGCTCATCGCCGACGAGCCCACCACGGCGCTCGACGTCACCGTCCAGGCCGGGATCCTCGCGCTGCTCGAGCAGCTGCGGGCGGAGTCGGGTCTGTCGGTCGTCTTCATCACCCACGACCTCAGCGTGCTCTCCGCGATCAGCACCCGGTCCTACGTCTTCTACGGCGGCCGGGTGATGGAGTCCGGCCCGACCGGCGAGGTGCTGACCCAGCCGCTGCACCCCTACACCAAGGCGCTGCTCGACTCGCGCCCCCACGGGATCAGCGCGCGGACGACCCTGCGCGCCATCCCCGGTGAGCCCGTCGTCCCCGGCCAGGCCCCTCCGGGCTGCCCGTTCGAGCCGCGCTGCTCGTTCTCGGTCGACGCCTGCCGCGAGATGGTGCCCGCGCTCGTGCCCACGGTGCCCGGCCGGTCGCTCGCCTGCGACGTGGTCTCCGGCCGGACCGCGCGGGCCACGATCGCCGCGAGCAGCACCGGCAGCACCAGCACCAGCACCGACGGGACCGGCACGACCAGCGAGAGGACGGTGGCGCCGTGAGCCTGCTCGACATCGAGGACCTCGAGGTCCGCTACCGCACCCGCGGCCGTGGCACCGTCCACGCCGTCGACGGCGTCAGCCTGCAGGTGCAGCCCGGCGAGGTCGTCGGCCTGGTCGGTGAGTCAGGCTGCGGCAAGTCCTCCCTGGCCCGCACCGTGGTCGGGCTCGGCAAGCCCGCGGGCGGCAGCGTGCGCTTCGACGGCCGGCCGGTGCGCCCGGTCGGCTGGCGGCGACGCTCGGACGCCGAGACCCGGCTGCAGATGGTCTTCCAGAACCCCTACGCCTCGCTCAACCCGCGTCGTACCGTCGGCGACCAGATGCTGGACGGCGTCGCGGCCTCCGTCACCGGGTCCGCCCGCAAGGACCGCGCCGTCGAGCTGCTCGAGCGGGTCGGCATGTCGGCAGCGGCGATGACGCGCTACGCCCACCAGTTCTCCGGCGGCCAGCGCCAGCGGCTCGCCATCGCCCGCGCGCTGGCACCGGAGCCGTCGCTGATCGTCGCCGACGAGCCGGTCACCGCGCTGGACGCCTCCGCGCAGGCGCAGGTGATCAACCTGCTGATGTCGCTGGTCCGTGACCTCGACATGGCGATGCTGTTCATCTCCCACGACCTGACGCTGGTCCACCAGGTCGCGGACCGGACCGCCGTGATGTACCTCGGCAAGGTCGTGGAGACCGGCCCGACGGAGACGCTGATGCGCGCGCCGAGCCACCCCTACTCCCAGGCGCTGCTCGCCGCGGTCCCGCAGGTCTCCGCGACCCGGGTGATGCCGACGGTGCTCGCCGGCGAGGTGCCGGACGCCGGTGCGATCACGAGCGGCTGCCGGTTCGCGCCGCGCTGCCGCCACGCGATCGACATCTGCAGTGCCGAGCCGCCGCTGGTGCGGGTGGGCGGCACCGAGGCGGCCTGCTGGCGGGCCGAGGAGCTCGACATGTCGATCACAGGAGAGGTGGAGAGCAATGCGTAGCCCCCAGGCGGTCGTCCTCACGGGAGGTCGCGTGTACGACGGCGACCGGACCCGTCCGGACACCGCGGTCTGGATCGACGCGGCCGGCACGATCGCCGGCGTCGGCGGCACCGAGGAGGTGCTGGCCGCCGCCCGCGCCGCGGACCCGTCGGTCGGCGTCGTCGACCTCGACGGTGCCGTGGTGGCGCCCGGCCTGGTCAACATGCACGTCCACCTCGGCCTGGGCCTCCCCGGCCCGCTGGAGGACGCCGTCTCCTCCGCGGACCCCGCCGAGCTGGTGCTGCTGATGGCCGACTCCGCCCGCCGCACCCTCCACGCCGGCGTCACCACCGTCCGGCTGGTCGGGGAGACCCGGTACGCCGACTTCGCGCTGCGCAAGGCGATCGACCTCGGCGCCGTCGACGGGCCGCACATCTACACCGCCGGCCACGCGCTGTGCTGCACCGGCGGCCACGGCCACGGTGCCGACGGCCTCGAGGCCGACGGCGCCGACGGGTTCCGCCGGGCCACCCGCGAGCAGATCCGGGCCGGCGCGGACCTGATCAAGGTCTGCGTCTCCGGCGGCATCGCCGGGGAGCACGAGCAGATCCACACCCCGCAGCTGACCGACGAGGAGATGGAGGCGGTCATCTCGACCGCCCACGACTGGGGTCGCAAGGTCACCGCGCACGCCGGTCCCAGCGACACCATCGCCCGGGCCGTGCGGCTCGGCCTGGACTGCGTCGAGCACGGCTACCAGATGACCCGCGAGCTCACCGACCTGATGGCGGCCCACGGCGTCTGGTACGTCCCCACCATCACCGTCAGCCGGTGCAAGGAGTTCTTCGAGGCCAACCGGGTCCCGCAGTGGATGATGGACCGGGCGCTCGCCGCCGGCCCCGCGCACTGGCGGAGCCTGCAGAACGCGATCGCCTCGGGCGTCACCATCGCCATGGGCAGCGACATGCCGCCGTTCGCGCCGTTCGACGGCACCACGGCCACGGTCCGCGAGATGGAGTTCATGGCCGAGGCGGGGATGACGCCGCTCGAGGTGATGCGCTCGGCGACCGAGCGGCCCGCGGAGTGGCTCGGGTCCGAGCTCTTCGGCCGGGTCGAGGTCGGCCGCCGCGCCGACCTGGTGGTCATGGCCGAAGACCCGGTCGCCGACATCTCCGCGCTGCGCGGCATCGACGCCGTGCTC
This window harbors:
- a CDS encoding cobalamin biosynthesis protein, with amino-acid sequence MSRSRAVGLLLGFAADRLLGDPRRGHPVAAFGRVARGLEHRLHGDSRLRGTVHTAVLVGGCAGIGVAVEHATGGRPLLHAAATAAATWTVLGGRTLEREALAVHDLLAADDLPAARQRLTHLVGRDPTGLPADEVARAVVESVAENTSDAVTVPLVWGAVGGVPGLLAHRAANTLDAMVGHRTARYERFGWASARLDDVLGLPGSRYAALCVLAAAPSRAGEAWRAWRRDAAAHPSPNAGVVEASFAGSLGVTLGGTNRYGDRVEHRPVLGSGRPVRPGDVPRATALARRVDRLAAVVAAGAVGAAGAVVCLRTRRGASWGTRPLPGRRLRERAPG
- a CDS encoding ABC transporter permease: MSTRPVAARWRQLAGLVARRLGVTLVLLVGVTIVTFSLVQLVPGDAASANLSEAAQADPEVVAAYRDKWGLDDSIVERYLTYMGNLLHGDLSVSQVDGRSVATSLGDYVPATLELAIPAMLIAVVLGVSIGMLGAVKRGRVTDQVIRFGALVGLSTPSFWLAIVVLYVFFFVLGIAPNGGRLSPQFAPPPEVTGMYTVDAALAGQWTVWWDAVQHLMLPVLVLSCLTVAMLIRFVRSSMLEVMQQDYVAAATAKGLPRRTVLGRHVLRAGLAPVLTVSGLAFASMLSGTVLIEQVFSWPGLGQYAYRSASSLDLPSIMGVCLLVALIYMLMNLVVDFLYGVIDPRIRG
- a CDS encoding ABC transporter permease, with translation MSGRTADEVAPAPVETLGLQDPAVQKSLARRGWLFAGSRKALRDPLALLALVLLVGWVLVALLAPWIAPHDPLEQSGELYAGPSGAHPFGTDELGRDVLSRVIHGTRLSLPLSATIVALALAIGGVLGLVAGYFGGWIDEVLMRLTDLVFAFPQIILAMAVTAAFGPSSRNAVLALVIVSWPVYARVVRSAVLSIRGQDFLSSSRLLGVGSFRALRKDVLPNSVGPAVVLASLELGNATLMLAALSYLGLGPRPPAPEWGAMIALGSNDLASWWVSVFPGLAILTVVLAFNVLGDALRDRLDPQSWRRAR
- a CDS encoding ABC transporter ATP-binding protein, translating into MSLLDIEDLEVRYRTRGRGTVHAVDGVSLQVQPGEVVGLVGESGCGKSSLARTVVGLGKPAGGSVRFDGRPVRPVGWRRRSDAETRLQMVFQNPYASLNPRRTVGDQMLDGVAASVTGSARKDRAVELLERVGMSAAAMTRYAHQFSGGQRQRLAIARALAPEPSLIVADEPVTALDASAQAQVINLLMSLVRDLDMAMLFISHDLTLVHQVADRTAVMYLGKVVETGPTETLMRAPSHPYSQALLAAVPQVSATRVMPTVLAGEVPDAGAITSGCRFAPRCRHAIDICSAEPPLVRVGGTEAACWRAEELDMSITGEVESNA
- a CDS encoding ABC transporter substrate-binding protein: MSRHLSVGRGARIAVAAVVSAALTAGCSAGGSDGSSGGGGGSDTLTVNTSFVIKNIDPAMEYEATGALTVNALYDTLVTFEGSDVGEPVGELAESFEASDDATTFTFKLHEDATFSDGTPVTAEDVVFSLNRLKNLKGSPSVIVAGMSFEATDESTVVVTSDEPNPNVPTILAMPSTGIVNSKVAKENGATDAEDAAKTDSATQYLDQNPAGSGPYVLESFDPSSQVVLKANPEYWGEAPEFSRVVISNMDVQNQKLTVSKATSATVALDLSGSSLEGLPESLQQSGAQDTYYFLTLHQDPAVDEVTSNLDFVRALRASIDYAGVAKLFGENAQPAAGVVPPAFPGALEEADAQVQDLDAAADFLDDAGLDQPKVSLMYPSITYRGVDLGTIAAKIQGDAKKAGIEIELNPQPIAAFLDAQSGGKVAMRFSPQSLNYPVAASLVNNLAPGQSTAATTGWTPERATPEAIAAGEDVLGTLDPEAQVTALQEWQRVLNEDSPYIPLAYNAGTVVATPDLTGAEYSPAGWQLDVAAVGKK
- a CDS encoding ABC transporter ATP-binding protein, with protein sequence MTDLVNLDGLTVSLPTEQGRVTVIHDATMRVGPGEIVGLAGESGSGKSLTARALLGLLPEGAQVGGSIRYDGQELVGLDEATMRGIRGGEIAMVFQDSTAALHPMLTVGRQLTEHMRVHRDLSRKAARTEACDLLDRVRIPDPRAALRAYPHQFSGGMRQRIAIASALAGSPRLLIADEPTTALDVTVQAGILALLEQLRAESGLSVVFITHDLSVLSAISTRSYVFYGGRVMESGPTGEVLTQPLHPYTKALLDSRPHGISARTTLRAIPGEPVVPGQAPPGCPFEPRCSFSVDACREMVPALVPTVPGRSLACDVVSGRTARATIAASSTGSTSTSTDGTGTTSERTVAP
- a CDS encoding amidohydrolase family protein, which gives rise to MRSPQAVVLTGGRVYDGDRTRPDTAVWIDAAGTIAGVGGTEEVLAAARAADPSVGVVDLDGAVVAPGLVNMHVHLGLGLPGPLEDAVSSADPAELVLLMADSARRTLHAGVTTVRLVGETRYADFALRKAIDLGAVDGPHIYTAGHALCCTGGHGHGADGLEADGADGFRRATREQIRAGADLIKVCVSGGIAGEHEQIHTPQLTDEEMEAVISTAHDWGRKVTAHAGPSDTIARAVRLGLDCVEHGYQMTRELTDLMAAHGVWYVPTITVSRCKEFFEANRVPQWMMDRALAAGPAHWRSLQNAIASGVTIAMGSDMPPFAPFDGTTATVREMEFMAEAGMTPLEVMRSATERPAEWLGSELFGRVEVGRRADLVVMAEDPVADISALRGIDAVLKGGVLHRDDLSRFAGVVVR
- a CDS encoding nitronate monooxygenase — protein: MLDLRDLDVPVVAAPMAGGPSTPALAAAVSGAGGLGFLAAGYRTPDQVAAQVAEARRATSAPVGLNLFLVEPYAADPAALAAYRRALEPEARRLGVDLGTPRWDDDHREAKLDLVLDVRPEVVSFTFGCPGADVLARLRQHGVHAMVTVTTPAEAREAVRRGAASLAVQGPAAGGHRGRWDPDAAPDGTPLLDLLAEVVPAVDVPVVAAGGLVDAAGVEAVLRLGAVAGQAGTAYLLADEAGTHPLHRAALTGPEPTGTRVTRAFTGRWARGLANRFMADHADAPAGYPHLHHLTAPLRAAAVAAGDVQVAHLWAGTGYRSARSAPAAEITRALAP